The following proteins come from a genomic window of Achromobacter sp. AONIH1:
- a CDS encoding LysR family transcriptional regulator, translating into MDLEPRLLRYFIAVAEERHFGRAAARLHISQPPLSYAIRQLEQGVGARLLERTSRQVALTEAGKVLFREAQALLRQAEDVRVLVRRVDAGLRGRLRIGFVGSMLYRGLPALSAAMRAELPEVEHVLAELNSHDQIEAVHRGELDLGFIHANPLPEGVQAQDLVAEPFVVCLPSGHALARRGSLALVELAGEDFVFFARAASPSYYETVLSLCVTAGFTPLVRHEVRHWLSVAALVSQGLGVAIVPACLSRSGLAGTRFIGFEHEARSVSQAIWPAGGRTPLQESAMRLVMARMPTLRPEAG; encoded by the coding sequence ATGGACCTGGAACCGCGCCTCTTGCGCTATTTCATCGCCGTGGCCGAGGAGCGGCATTTCGGCCGTGCGGCGGCGCGGCTGCATATTTCCCAGCCGCCGCTCAGCTATGCCATCCGCCAGCTGGAGCAGGGCGTGGGGGCGCGCCTGCTGGAGCGCACCAGCCGCCAGGTGGCGCTGACCGAGGCGGGCAAGGTGCTGTTCCGCGAGGCTCAGGCGCTGCTGCGGCAGGCCGAGGACGTGCGCGTGCTGGTGCGGCGCGTCGATGCCGGGCTGCGCGGGCGGCTGCGCATCGGCTTCGTCGGTTCGATGCTGTACCGGGGCCTGCCGGCGCTGTCGGCGGCCATGCGGGCCGAGCTGCCGGAGGTGGAGCACGTGCTGGCCGAGCTGAATTCCCATGACCAGATCGAGGCCGTGCATCGCGGCGAGCTGGACCTGGGCTTCATCCACGCCAACCCGTTACCCGAAGGCGTGCAGGCGCAGGACCTGGTGGCGGAACCCTTCGTCGTCTGCCTGCCGTCCGGCCATGCGCTGGCGCGGCGCGGCAGCCTGGCGCTGGTCGAGCTGGCCGGCGAGGACTTCGTGTTCTTCGCGCGCGCGGCCTCGCCCAGCTATTACGAGACGGTGCTGTCGCTGTGCGTGACGGCCGGCTTCACGCCGCTGGTGCGGCACGAGGTGCGTCACTGGCTGAGCGTGGCCGCGCTGGTGTCGCAGGGGCTGGGGGTGGCGATCGTGCCGGCCTGCCTGTCGCGCAGCGGGCTGGCCGGCACGCGCTTCATCGGCTTCGAGCACGAGGCGCGCTCGGTCAGTCAGGCGATCTGGCCGGCCGGGGGCCGCACGCCGTTGCAGGAAAGCGCGATGCGGCTGGTGATGGCGCGCATGCCGACGTTGCGGCCTGAAGCGGGCTAG